Proteins encoded within one genomic window of Polynucleobacter duraquae:
- a CDS encoding KpsF/GutQ family sugar-phosphate isomerase, giving the protein MIAKTRDRTLKLARDTLTIEAAALHTMRDRLEGADADALVLAVDLLHSCKGRIVVSGIGKSGHIARKIAATFASTGSPAFFVHPAEASHGDLGMVTRDDVFVALSNSGETDELLTIVPIVKRTGAKLIALTGAPNSSLAKLADAHLDTSVEKEACPLNLAPTTSTTAALAMGDALAVALLDARGFQAEDFQRSHPGGRLGRKQLMHVSEVMRSFDETPKIAISASLQDALIEMTAKRMGMVVTLDKANKVAGIFTDGDLRRLLEKSTNLDGLTLEKAITAAPRTIPPELLAEEAIEMMEKHRINHLVVTDPAGALLGALNLHDLFAAKVI; this is encoded by the coding sequence ATGATAGCTAAGACTCGTGACCGAACCCTAAAGCTTGCACGCGACACCCTCACGATTGAGGCTGCTGCACTGCACACCATGCGCGATCGCCTTGAAGGTGCAGACGCTGATGCCCTCGTATTGGCAGTCGATCTGCTGCACTCCTGCAAAGGCCGCATTGTCGTCTCTGGAATTGGTAAATCAGGGCATATTGCTCGCAAGATTGCCGCCACATTTGCCTCTACAGGCTCCCCCGCTTTTTTTGTTCATCCCGCTGAAGCTAGTCATGGCGATCTAGGGATGGTGACTCGTGATGACGTCTTTGTTGCACTCTCTAATTCCGGCGAGACCGATGAATTACTCACTATTGTGCCGATCGTCAAGCGTACTGGAGCAAAACTGATTGCACTGACTGGCGCACCAAATTCCTCTTTGGCAAAGTTAGCCGATGCCCATTTAGACACTAGTGTTGAAAAAGAGGCTTGCCCACTTAACCTTGCCCCAACCACCAGTACAACCGCAGCCCTCGCTATGGGCGATGCCCTAGCTGTCGCCCTGCTAGATGCGCGCGGCTTCCAGGCAGAGGATTTCCAGCGCTCACACCCAGGTGGCCGCTTAGGTCGCAAACAGCTCATGCATGTCAGCGAAGTTATGCGAAGCTTTGATGAGACTCCTAAGATTGCAATCTCCGCTTCCCTACAAGATGCTTTAATCGAGATGACTGCCAAGCGTATGGGTATGGTCGTTACTCTAGATAAAGCAAACAAAGTTGCCGGTATCTTTACAGATGGTGACTTACGTCGCCTGCTTGAGAAAAGCACCAATTTAGATGGTCTCACTTTAGAAAAAGCGATTACCGCAGCACCGCGCACAATTCCACCCGAGTTATTAGCAGAGGAAGCTATCGAGATGATGGAAAAGCATCGTATCAATCATTTGGTAGTAACCGATCCTGCAGGCGCATTACTTGGAGCACTCAACCTCCATGATTTATTTGCCGCCAAGGTTATTTAA
- a CDS encoding KdsC family phosphatase, with translation MPTAFHAHNTNPLSQYPQAWDRAGTVKLLVLDVDGVLTNGQVFIGENGKESLKAFDIQDGLGIKLLEKIGIPTAIITGRSSKMVLARCDELGIKHVHMGVEDKAIALKNILQSLGLQSSDCAVMGDDWPDFQMMKSAGLKICPAQGHDAVKESAHFVTTRSGGSGAVREVCDLILKAQNRYEELLSQARA, from the coding sequence ATGCCAACTGCCTTTCACGCTCACAACACCAATCCTTTGAGCCAATATCCGCAGGCCTGGGATCGTGCTGGGACGGTAAAACTTCTTGTCCTAGATGTCGATGGCGTCTTGACTAATGGCCAAGTTTTTATTGGCGAAAATGGCAAAGAATCCTTGAAGGCTTTTGATATTCAGGATGGTTTGGGAATCAAGTTGTTGGAAAAAATAGGTATTCCAACAGCCATCATTACAGGGCGTAGCTCCAAAATGGTTTTGGCCCGTTGTGATGAGCTTGGCATCAAGCATGTACACATGGGTGTTGAAGATAAGGCTATAGCCTTAAAAAACATACTGCAATCTCTCGGACTACAGTCTAGTGATTGTGCGGTAATGGGTGATGACTGGCCTGATTTTCAAATGATGAAGTCTGCAGGCCTGAAGATATGCCCAGCGCAAGGACATGACGCTGTAAAAGAAAGTGCGCACTTTGTCACCACTCGATCCGGCGGTAGTGGCGCGGTACGTGAAGTCTGTGATCTGATCTTGAAGGCGCAAAACCGTTATGAGGAATTACTCTCTCAGGCGCGCGCTTAA
- a CDS encoding PTS sugar transporter subunit IIA: MNALTDLFALDRIALNNLSKNRAEAFAAVGQLFAKQADLEAEAIVGFLNAREDLGSTALGAGVAIPHGRVKGLKQPIAAFVKLQEPIDFSAPDGEAVSILIFLLVPEKATQQHLEILSSIAQLLSDQDTRKLLASEGSPEKVCEILQTWGSA; the protein is encoded by the coding sequence ATGAATGCCCTGACCGATCTTTTCGCTTTAGACCGTATTGCCTTAAATAATCTTTCCAAGAATAGGGCCGAGGCATTTGCGGCTGTAGGGCAGCTGTTTGCCAAACAAGCAGATCTTGAAGCCGAAGCAATTGTTGGCTTCTTAAATGCGCGCGAGGACTTAGGCTCTACTGCACTAGGCGCTGGAGTTGCCATCCCACACGGTCGTGTAAAGGGGCTTAAGCAGCCGATTGCTGCATTCGTCAAACTACAAGAACCGATCGACTTTTCTGCACCTGATGGTGAGGCTGTATCTATACTCATTTTTTTGCTTGTTCCTGAAAAAGCAACTCAGCAACATTTAGAAATTTTGTCTTCAATTGCACAGCTCTTATCCGATCAGGATACCCGCAAGCTACTTGCGTCGGAGGGCAGTCCAGAGAAGGTATGTGAAATCCTACAAACGTGGGGCTCTGCTTGA
- a CDS encoding monovalent cation:proton antiporter family protein gives MPSVLQLTLILLASAVAGVVIFRYFGLPPILGYLAIGVLIGPHALGLANDSATVKYLAEFGVVFLMFSIGLEFNLHKLRAMRTIVFGLGGSQVILTMLLAVPASLLMNWIYPISWQAAIALGGALAMSSTAIVTKLISDRSEIETEHGRNIIGILLFQDLAVVFLLILLPSLGKNPGDLFLALTAASIKITVALVLIFVIGQTLMSRWFGLVAKLGSQELFMLNLLLIVLGMAGLTEHFGLSLALGAFLAGMLIAETPYRHQVEEDVKPFRDVLLGLFFITVGMLLDFEVIYQQWMLVLLLLIGPLIFKFGLIALLSRAFGSSPGISIRTGLCLAQAGEFGFVLLNQIDGLDLIDPALSQAVLAAMLLSMFGAPFLIQYSDRIAMRFSSNEWLLQSLALTRVAAKSVRTENHVVICGFGRSGQSLARMLDQEKIPYIALDMDPDRVKEAAAAGDNVVYGDASRENYLVAAGLSRAKAVVITYADTPASFKVLHQVERLRPGMTVLVRTKDDADLAKLQAAGATEVVPELIEGSLMMASHVLLIMGVPMRKVVRRITGAREARYSLLRGYFRGVNDEVDSKESWRLHSVTLLPESASIGQTLEELHLENEGVSVQAVRRKVGGFDYVKLELTPDLRLQANDILVLSGNSEATDLAESKLLG, from the coding sequence ATGCCGTCAGTCCTTCAGTTAACTCTCATCTTGCTGGCCTCCGCAGTGGCTGGGGTAGTTATTTTCCGCTATTTTGGACTACCCCCTATTTTGGGCTATTTGGCCATTGGTGTCCTCATTGGGCCACATGCCCTTGGTTTGGCCAACGATTCCGCTACAGTCAAGTATTTAGCTGAATTTGGCGTAGTTTTCTTGATGTTCTCCATCGGTCTGGAATTCAACCTGCATAAGCTACGGGCTATGCGGACCATCGTATTTGGCTTAGGCGGTAGTCAGGTTATTTTGACTATGCTACTGGCAGTCCCGGCCAGCCTCTTGATGAACTGGATTTACCCTATTTCTTGGCAGGCGGCCATTGCACTGGGGGGCGCTTTAGCGATGTCCTCTACAGCTATCGTTACTAAGCTCATCTCTGATCGCTCCGAAATTGAAACCGAACATGGGCGCAACATCATCGGTATTTTGCTCTTTCAGGACTTGGCGGTAGTTTTCCTGTTGATTCTGTTGCCCTCGCTCGGTAAGAATCCTGGAGACCTATTTTTAGCCCTGACTGCAGCATCAATCAAGATCACGGTAGCTTTGGTGCTGATTTTTGTTATTGGCCAAACCTTGATGAGTCGCTGGTTCGGTTTGGTTGCCAAGCTAGGTTCCCAAGAGTTATTCATGCTTAACCTCTTGCTCATTGTTTTGGGCATGGCAGGGCTGACTGAGCACTTTGGCTTATCGCTAGCGCTCGGTGCTTTCTTGGCTGGGATGTTGATTGCAGAGACACCTTATCGTCATCAAGTGGAGGAGGACGTTAAGCCATTTAGGGATGTGCTCTTGGGCCTGTTCTTCATTACTGTTGGTATGTTGCTTGATTTCGAAGTGATCTATCAGCAGTGGATGCTGGTCTTGCTCTTATTGATTGGTCCTCTGATTTTCAAGTTCGGTTTGATTGCATTGCTGTCACGTGCTTTTGGCTCAAGTCCAGGTATCTCCATACGGACGGGCTTATGTTTGGCGCAGGCTGGTGAATTTGGTTTTGTACTGTTAAATCAAATTGATGGTTTGGATTTAATTGATCCCGCTTTGAGTCAAGCTGTATTGGCAGCAATGCTGCTGTCAATGTTTGGCGCACCTTTCTTGATTCAATACAGCGATCGTATCGCGATGCGTTTCTCTAGCAATGAATGGTTATTGCAATCGCTGGCGCTGACACGTGTTGCGGCAAAAAGTGTTCGGACAGAAAACCATGTGGTCATTTGCGGCTTTGGTCGGTCAGGTCAAAGCTTAGCCCGCATGCTTGATCAAGAAAAAATTCCTTACATTGCATTAGATATGGATCCTGATCGTGTAAAGGAGGCTGCTGCTGCCGGAGATAACGTGGTCTATGGCGATGCAAGTCGAGAAAATTATTTAGTAGCTGCTGGATTGTCAAGAGCAAAGGCAGTAGTGATTACTTATGCGGACACACCGGCTAGTTTTAAAGTCTTACATCAAGTCGAGCGCCTGCGTCCTGGTATGACAGTGTTGGTGCGTACTAAAGATGACGCCGATTTAGCGAAGTTGCAAGCAGCTGGTGCGACCGAGGTAGTGCCGGAGTTAATTGAAGGTAGCTTAATGATGGCGTCCCATGTCTTACTGATAATGGGTGTGCCCATGCGCAAGGTGGTGCGTCGCATTACCGGTGCACGTGAAGCTCGTTATAGCCTGTTGCGCGGCTACTTTCGTGGCGTTAATGATGAGGTGGACTCCAAAGAATCATGGCGCTTGCATTCGGTTACTTTGCTGCCAGAGTCAGCCAGTATCGGACAGACGCTTGAAGAGCTACATCTTGAAAATGAAGGCGTGAGCGTGCAGGCAGTCAGGCGAAAAGTGGGCGGCTTTGACTACGTCAAATTAGAGCTCACCCCAGACTTGCGTTTGCAAGCCAATGATATTTTGGTGCTCTCAGGCAATTCAGAAGCAACTGATTTAGCCGAATCTAAATTGCTCGGATGA
- the lptC gene encoding LPS export ABC transporter periplasmic protein LptC yields MELNTQKIKLSIWRTSLRLMPLILMGTLTLVTFWLVKKSAPAEKSAIERVRLHEPDYIISNGALSALNESGDTKYRVLGKKVIHYDDDASIDIETPRIRLFPPEKSPVTVKADKGHLDGDLTILDLIDNAEIFRPQQAASTSEPARPRMLARSSYFQVLINDDIIKTDKPITLEQGVSVMKSTDGGVFNNIEQSMVLSGQVKGRIERVQSGAQQ; encoded by the coding sequence ATGGAACTGAATACCCAAAAAATCAAACTGAGCATCTGGCGTACATCCTTACGTCTGATGCCTTTGATTCTGATGGGCACGCTCACTCTAGTCACATTTTGGTTAGTTAAGAAAAGTGCACCGGCAGAAAAATCGGCAATTGAACGTGTGCGCCTTCATGAGCCTGACTATATTATTAGTAACGGTGCCTTATCTGCCCTTAATGAATCAGGTGATACCAAATATCGTGTGCTAGGTAAGAAAGTGATTCACTATGATGATGATGCTTCAATCGATATTGAGACACCGCGCATACGCCTGTTCCCGCCTGAAAAGTCACCGGTGACCGTTAAAGCAGACAAGGGTCATTTAGATGGTGACCTCACGATTTTGGATCTGATTGATAACGCCGAAATATTTCGACCGCAACAGGCTGCATCAACAAGTGAGCCCGCGAGACCGCGTATGCTTGCGCGCTCTTCATATTTCCAAGTGCTCATTAATGATGACATTATTAAAACCGATAAACCCATTACGCTTGAGCAAGGGGTTTCTGTGATGAAATCAACTGATGGCGGTGTATTTAATAATATCGAACAAAGCATGGTTTTATCTGGACAGGTCAAGGGGCGTATCGAGCGCGTTCAATCTGGAGCACAGCAATGA
- the lptB gene encoding LPS export ABC transporter ATP-binding protein: MTTNSSSTQKPATLSAQHLQKRYGSRTVVRDVSVEVKCGEVVGLLGPNGAGKTTSFYMIVGLVPLDGGSIVLDGVDITRLPIHERARMGLSYLPQEASVFRKLNVAENIQAVLELQAQGGKPLSKADIAHRLDELLGELQISHLRDNPALSLSGGERRRVEIARALASQPKFILLDEPFAGVDPIAVGEIQRIVRFLRDRQIGVLITDHNVRETLGICDHAYIISEGSVLAEGKPDQIIENDAVRRVYLGENFRM, translated from the coding sequence ATGACCACGAATTCCAGTAGCACTCAAAAACCAGCAACCTTAAGCGCTCAGCACCTTCAAAAGCGCTACGGATCTCGGACAGTTGTGAGGGATGTGTCGGTAGAGGTGAAATGCGGAGAAGTGGTAGGGCTTTTGGGACCAAATGGTGCTGGCAAAACAACCTCTTTCTACATGATTGTCGGCCTGGTTCCATTAGATGGTGGGAGCATTGTTTTAGATGGCGTCGATATTACGCGCCTACCCATTCACGAACGAGCTCGCATGGGCCTATCGTACCTCCCGCAAGAGGCTTCTGTTTTCAGAAAGCTAAACGTGGCTGAAAATATTCAAGCTGTACTAGAACTGCAAGCACAAGGTGGAAAACCATTAAGTAAGGCCGATATTGCGCATCGATTAGATGAGCTCTTAGGTGAGCTCCAAATCAGCCATCTACGCGATAACCCCGCGCTTTCCCTATCTGGTGGCGAGCGTCGTCGTGTTGAGATTGCTAGAGCACTAGCCTCCCAACCCAAGTTCATCTTGCTAGATGAGCCATTTGCAGGCGTTGACCCAATTGCGGTTGGAGAAATCCAGCGGATTGTGCGCTTCTTAAGAGACCGCCAAATTGGCGTGCTCATCACCGACCATAACGTTCGAGAAACGTTGGGGATTTGTGATCATGCTTACATTATCAGTGAAGGCAGCGTCCTGGCTGAAGGCAAGCCAGACCAAATTATCGAAAACGATGCTGTCAGACGAGTCTACCTAGGCGAAAACTTCCGCATGTAA
- the hpf gene encoding ribosome hibernation-promoting factor, HPF/YfiA family: MNLKINSRHVEVTPAMRSHLEAGLEKIRKHFDHVLDATAFLIVDNAKEKNLRQAAEITIHLKGKELFAEAHNADLYHAMDAVVDKLERQVVKHKEKIQDHHHEKHFE, translated from the coding sequence ATGAATCTGAAAATTAATAGCCGTCATGTTGAAGTTACTCCAGCCATGCGTTCCCACCTCGAAGCTGGTTTAGAAAAAATTCGTAAGCACTTTGACCACGTTTTAGATGCCACCGCATTTTTGATCGTCGATAATGCCAAAGAAAAAAATCTTCGTCAAGCAGCCGAGATTACTATTCACCTAAAAGGTAAAGAGCTCTTTGCCGAAGCGCATAACGCGGACCTCTATCACGCTATGGACGCAGTAGTAGATAAACTTGAACGTCAAGTTGTAAAGCACAAAGAAAAAATTCAAGATCATCACCACGAAAAACATTTTGAGTAA
- the uvrA gene encoding excinuclease ABC subunit UvrA, producing the protein MNNEIKIRGARTHNLKNINLDIPREKLVVLTGLSGSGKSSLAFDTLYAEGQRRYVESLSAYARQFLQLMEKPDVDTIEGLSPAISIEQKATSHNPRSTVGTVTEIHDYLRLLFARAGTPHCPDHDLPLEAQSVSQMVDTVLAMPEDTKLMILAPVVSERKGEFVDLFQDLQAQGFVRFRVRSGGGTTNTAKAEIFEVDQLPALKKNDKHSIEVVVDRIKVRPDIQQRVAESFETALRLADGKAMIVNMDTGKEMIFSSKFACPICSYSLQELEPRLFSFNNPMGACPSCDGLGHQSFFDPKRIVAHPDLSLASGAIKGWDRRNQFYFKLLQTLAKHGGFDVEKPFETLSKKQQDLILLGSGDITIPFEYINERGKNSVRQHAFEGIVANFERRYRETDSATVREELSRYQNVQTCPSCSGTRLRKEARFVKVGDGKQSRAIYEISALPLKEAKEYFESLELKGAKREIADKIVKEIGSRLRFLNDVGLDYLSLERSADTLSGGEAQRIRLASQIGSGLTGVMYVLDEPSIGLHQRDNDRLIGTLKHLRDLGNSVLVVEHDEDMIRASDYVIDIGPGAGVHGGEVVAEGTPAEVEANLKSLTGAYLSGREWIAVPEKRIPVNDKFLEIIGARGNNLQSVHAKIPVGLLTCVTGVSGSGKSTLINDTLHHAVAQYIYGSNAEPAAHDAIKGLENFDKVISVDQSPIGRTPRSNPATYTGLFTPIRELFCGVPAARERGYEAGRFSFNVKGGRCDACEGDGVIKVEMHFLPDVYVPCDVCHGKRYNRETLDIRYKGKNIHEVLSMTIEQAHEFFEAVPIVKRKLKTLLDVGLGYVKLGQSATTLSGGEAQRVKLSLELSKRDTGRTLYILDEPTTGLHFHDIQLLLTVLQTLKKQGNTIVIIEHNLDVIKTADWIIDLGPKGGAGGGQIIATGTPEEVAKNESSFTGHYLAPLLVRKTTPTKKKR; encoded by the coding sequence GCTCAGGCAAAAGCTCATTGGCTTTTGACACCCTGTATGCCGAAGGTCAGCGTCGCTATGTAGAGTCCTTATCTGCTTATGCCCGCCAATTCTTACAGCTGATGGAAAAGCCCGATGTCGACACGATTGAAGGGCTATCCCCAGCGATCTCAATTGAGCAAAAAGCGACTAGCCATAATCCGCGTTCGACCGTGGGTACGGTCACAGAAATTCATGATTACTTGCGTTTGTTATTTGCACGCGCCGGAACCCCGCATTGCCCAGATCACGATCTTCCATTAGAGGCACAAAGCGTCTCTCAGATGGTCGATACCGTTTTAGCTATGCCAGAAGATACTAAGCTCATGATTTTGGCTCCCGTGGTAAGCGAGCGCAAGGGTGAGTTCGTCGACTTATTCCAAGATCTTCAGGCGCAAGGCTTTGTCCGCTTTCGAGTGCGCTCTGGTGGCGGAACAACCAACACAGCCAAGGCAGAGATCTTTGAAGTAGATCAATTGCCAGCATTAAAGAAGAATGATAAGCACTCAATTGAAGTAGTCGTAGATCGCATTAAAGTGCGTCCTGATATTCAGCAGCGTGTAGCAGAATCTTTTGAAACTGCTCTACGCCTTGCTGACGGCAAAGCCATGATCGTCAATATGGACACCGGCAAGGAGATGATTTTCTCTAGTAAGTTTGCTTGCCCAATTTGCTCCTATTCATTACAAGAGCTTGAGCCACGCCTCTTCTCTTTCAATAACCCGATGGGCGCATGTCCTTCTTGTGATGGCTTGGGCCATCAGTCTTTCTTTGATCCCAAGCGCATTGTTGCTCACCCAGATTTATCGCTAGCGTCTGGCGCCATCAAAGGCTGGGATCGTCGTAATCAGTTTTATTTCAAGCTCTTACAAACGCTTGCTAAACATGGTGGGTTTGATGTCGAGAAACCTTTTGAGACCCTCAGTAAAAAACAACAAGATCTTATTTTGTTGGGCTCCGGTGATATCACCATTCCATTTGAATACATTAATGAACGTGGCAAAAATAGCGTTCGTCAACATGCCTTTGAAGGCATTGTTGCTAATTTTGAGCGCCGCTATCGCGAAACTGACTCGGCAACTGTTCGAGAAGAATTATCACGCTATCAAAATGTACAGACCTGCCCATCATGTAGTGGCACTCGTTTGCGAAAAGAAGCGCGTTTTGTCAAAGTGGGTGATGGCAAGCAATCACGTGCAATCTATGAAATCAGCGCCCTGCCCTTGAAAGAAGCTAAAGAATATTTTGAATCTTTAGAGCTGAAAGGTGCTAAACGGGAAATTGCTGACAAGATTGTGAAAGAAATTGGCTCACGTCTACGATTCCTAAACGATGTCGGCTTAGACTACCTTTCACTAGAACGCAGTGCCGACACCCTCTCGGGTGGTGAAGCGCAGCGCATTCGCTTGGCCTCTCAGATTGGCTCCGGCCTGACCGGCGTCATGTATGTATTGGATGAGCCCTCCATTGGATTGCATCAGCGTGATAACGATAGACTCATCGGCACCCTGAAGCATTTGCGTGACCTCGGCAATAGCGTGCTGGTAGTTGAGCATGATGAAGATATGATTCGCGCTTCTGACTATGTAATTGATATTGGCCCTGGTGCTGGAGTTCATGGCGGTGAAGTCGTAGCCGAAGGCACTCCCGCAGAAGTAGAGGCTAATCTTAAATCTCTCACGGGCGCCTACTTATCAGGCCGTGAGTGGATCGCAGTTCCTGAAAAACGCATTCCAGTAAATGACAAGTTCTTAGAAATTATTGGTGCACGTGGTAACAACTTGCAATCCGTTCATGCCAAGATTCCTGTCGGCCTATTAACCTGCGTCACTGGTGTATCTGGATCAGGTAAATCTACTCTCATCAACGACACGTTGCACCATGCGGTTGCGCAATACATCTATGGTTCAAATGCCGAACCAGCAGCGCATGATGCGATTAAAGGATTGGAGAACTTTGACAAGGTCATTAGCGTAGACCAATCCCCGATTGGTAGAACCCCACGTTCAAACCCAGCTACTTACACTGGATTATTCACGCCCATCAGAGAGCTCTTTTGTGGCGTACCTGCTGCACGCGAGCGTGGCTATGAAGCAGGACGTTTTTCTTTCAACGTCAAAGGCGGTCGTTGCGATGCCTGTGAAGGTGATGGCGTTATTAAAGTAGAAATGCATTTCTTACCAGATGTATATGTTCCCTGCGATGTCTGTCACGGCAAACGCTACAACCGTGAAACTTTAGACATTCGTTACAAAGGCAAAAATATTCATGAAGTGCTGTCGATGACTATTGAACAAGCCCATGAATTCTTTGAAGCTGTTCCAATTGTCAAACGAAAACTTAAAACCTTGCTCGATGTAGGCTTAGGTTATGTGAAATTAGGTCAAAGCGCTACAACCCTGTCTGGTGGTGAGGCACAACGTGTCAAACTCTCTTTAGAACTTTCCAAACGTGATACCGGCAGGACCCTCTACATCCTGGATGAGCCAACTACGGGCTTGCATTTCCATGACATTCAGTTGTTGCTAACTGTTCTTCAGACCTTGAAGAAACAAGGCAATACCATCGTGATCATTGAGCACAACTTAGACGTGATCAAAACTGCAGATTGGATTATTGACTTAGGACCTAAAGGTGGCGCTGGTGGCGGACAGATTATTGCTACTGGTACACCCGAGGAAGTTGCGAAGAATGAGTCCAGCTTTACCGGTCACTACCTGGCACCACTGCTAGTTCGTAAAACAACGCCTACCAAAAAGAAAAGGTAG
- the hprK gene encoding HPr(Ser) kinase/phosphatase, translating to MTTQPLLLEGVTAQQIFDDNVSELKLSWIGGLEGADRRFPPEAVKAAAASSDLVGHLNLIHPSRIQIFGEQEINYHAQLETQQREEQIFDLISKMPPCVIVADGKAADAALQLFCQRSSTPLFTTAISAAEVIDHLRTYLTKIGAPQITMHGVFMDILGLGVLIMGESGLGKSELGLELISRGHGLVADDAVDFARLGPDYIEGRCPVILRNLLEVRGLGLLDIRTIFGETAVRRKLKLRLIVQLVRRNDGEFERLPLEAQHIDVLGVGIRTVKIQVAAGRNLAVLVEAAVRNTILQLRGIDTLKEFMERQRLQMNAEAEFSKSQGRLI from the coding sequence TTGACTACTCAACCTCTACTCCTAGAGGGAGTTACTGCCCAGCAGATCTTTGATGACAATGTCTCTGAGCTCAAGCTATCCTGGATTGGCGGTCTAGAAGGCGCGGACAGACGATTTCCGCCAGAGGCTGTTAAAGCTGCAGCAGCCAGTTCAGACTTAGTTGGTCACTTAAATCTCATTCACCCTAGCCGTATTCAGATTTTTGGTGAGCAGGAGATTAACTATCATGCCCAACTTGAAACACAACAGCGAGAAGAGCAGATCTTCGACTTAATTTCTAAAATGCCGCCTTGCGTTATTGTGGCTGACGGTAAAGCAGCTGATGCCGCCCTCCAACTCTTTTGCCAACGATCCTCTACTCCACTATTTACAACAGCCATCTCAGCAGCCGAGGTAATTGATCACCTTCGCACCTACCTCACTAAGATTGGCGCCCCCCAGATTACGATGCACGGTGTATTCATGGATATTCTGGGCTTGGGGGTTTTGATCATGGGTGAGTCTGGTTTAGGAAAAAGTGAATTAGGCTTAGAGCTGATTTCTCGCGGCCACGGTTTAGTAGCTGATGATGCGGTGGACTTTGCTCGACTCGGACCAGACTACATCGAGGGTCGTTGCCCTGTGATTCTGCGTAACCTCTTGGAAGTTCGTGGGCTTGGCTTATTGGATATCCGCACTATCTTTGGTGAAACAGCCGTGCGTCGGAAATTAAAATTGCGCCTGATAGTCCAACTGGTTCGCCGCAATGATGGTGAGTTTGAGCGCCTACCCTTAGAAGCCCAGCATATTGATGTATTGGGCGTCGGCATTAGAACTGTCAAAATTCAAGTTGCTGCAGGTCGTAACTTAGCTGTGCTTGTAGAGGCTGCTGTCCGCAATACTATCTTGCAACTACGAGGCATCGATACCTTAAAAGAATTTATGGAGCGTCAGCGTTTGCAAATGAACGCTGAAGCAGAATTCTCAAAGTCACAAGGCCGGCTTATTTAA
- the lptA gene encoding lipopolysaccharide transport periplasmic protein LptA has translation MKLLQKMLVAFALLGTCLTTHAEKADQDKPIILEAEKVSVNDVQQVYELDGEVLLIKGSILITGAKGNIKVDPEGYEYVDVQGNPESTASFRQRREGPANEFMQGRGKTVTYNAKTELLTLTGDANLKRLHNMQMLDQLHGWKIDYDDVQQRYQVSPPANAKAEDLPLARAILSPRRKATLEK, from the coding sequence ATGAAGCTTTTACAAAAAATGTTAGTAGCGTTTGCGCTACTAGGCACTTGTCTTACTACTCATGCTGAAAAAGCAGATCAAGACAAACCCATTATCTTGGAAGCAGAAAAAGTTTCTGTGAACGATGTACAACAGGTTTATGAACTTGATGGTGAAGTACTCTTAATCAAAGGCAGTATTTTAATTACTGGCGCTAAGGGTAATATCAAAGTCGACCCCGAGGGTTATGAATACGTTGATGTTCAGGGTAATCCTGAATCTACTGCTAGCTTTAGACAAAGACGCGAAGGACCAGCCAATGAATTTATGCAAGGTCGGGGGAAAACCGTTACCTACAATGCAAAAACTGAGCTTCTCACATTGACCGGTGATGCTAACTTGAAGCGTCTTCACAATATGCAAATGCTAGATCAATTACACGGCTGGAAAATTGACTACGATGATGTTCAGCAGCGCTATCAAGTCTCGCCACCTGCTAATGCCAAAGCTGAAGACCTGCCACTAGCCAGAGCCATCCTTTCACCAAGAAGAAAAGCTACACTAGAGAAATGA